Proteins from a genomic interval of Acanthopagrus latus isolate v.2019 chromosome 7, fAcaLat1.1, whole genome shotgun sequence:
- the esyt1a gene encoding extended synaptotagmin-1 isoform X1, translating into MPAADAEPGMGRGTTVPAPALPSHPPGERAVSVLWSFGKCLGALLPVYLAGYYGFSISVVLFGLMIYMGWKHSRLEKVMRLKSAMYLLENERKFTTENVFRSKRDLPPWVNFPDVEKVEWLNKILQQAWPFVGQYLEKLLVETIAPAIRASSIHLQTLSFTKVNLGDKAVKVVGVKAHTEHDKRQVMLDLYLSYAGDVEINVEIKKYFCKAGVKGVQLHGKLRVILEPLIGDMPLVGAITMFFIRRPKLDINWTGLTNLLDIPGLNAMSDTMIMDAIASHLVLPNRLTVPLVADLHVAQLRSPLPRGVVRIHLLEAEDLTAKDTVIKGLIDGKSDPYAVLRVGTQIFTSHHVDSNLNPQWREMYEVIVHEVPGQELEVEVFDKDPDQDDFLGRVKVDLDIVKKARVVDDWFNLRDVPSGSVHLRLEWLSLLSSADRLSEVIQTNQNLTSKTADPPSAAILAIYLDQAHALPVRLPQQDSFTCIQVSTVTHIDGFDLLQMRKGNKDPSPMVQISVQDVTKESKTCYGTNTPVWEDAFTFFIQDPRKQDIDIQVKDDDRSLSLGSLTIPLIRVLATPDLTMDQWFQLENSGSASRIYIKIVLRVLWLSEDATPTTPSPRPSGPSGSGIGQGGITSELNPMGPGGLGQPQPTRPQHTTPDPEFATEGVLRIHLVEAQSLIAKDNFMGGMVKGKSDPYVKIRVAGITYRSHTIKENLNPTWNELYEVILTQLPGQEIQFELFDKDIDQDDFLGRFKLNLRDIISAQFIDTWYTLNDVKSGRVHLIMEWLPRVSDLPRLEQILQYQSQQSYQNKVVPSAAVLFVYVERAHGLPLKKSGKEPKVGADIIFKGISHRTKICERSTSPRWDEAFHYLVRDPRDETLTVKLSHSWGQALGSLTLPLREVLAEPGLVLDRWLNLDGALPESQILLRVTLKILDTQLAVCRGAPGDAGEGGIEEVVPRWVPSHLDLRQRNTFSLGDNGASGSQVKLTIGYSTEESRLFITVHSCRALAACSKDGADPYVSFILLPDKKATTKRRTATKKRDLNPEFNERFDFDFSLEESIQRRLDLSVKNSVSFMSRERELIGKLQLDLDQIDLKAGVTQWYDLVAETN; encoded by the exons ATGCCAGCCGCGGATGCAGAGCCTGGCATGGGCAGGGGCACGACGGTCCCTGCCCCGGCCTTGCCGAGCCACCCCCCCGGCGAACGCGCAGTCAGCGTGCTGTGGTCCTTTGGGAAATGCCTGGGCGCCCTTCTACCTGTGTACCTGGCCGGGTATTACGGCTTCAGCATCAGCGTAGTCCTGTTCGGTCTGATGATCTACATGGGATGGAAACACAGCCGGCTGGAGAAAGTCATGCGGCTCAAGTCTGCCATGTACCTCCTGGAGAACGAGAGGAAATTCACCACCGAAAACGTCTTCAGGAGCAAAAGGGATCTGCCTCCCTGG GTCAACTTTCCAGATGTGGAAAAAGTGGAGTGGCTGAATAAG ATCCTGCAGCAGGCTTGGCCCTTTGTTGGCCAGTATctggagaagctgctggtggAAACCATTGCTCCTGCCATCCGAGCCTCCAGCATTCATCTGCAGACACTCAGCTTCACCAAGGTCAACTTAGGAGACAAG GCTGTGAAGGTGGTGGGCGTAAAAGCTCACACAGAACACGATAAGAGACAGGTTATGTTGGACTTGTACCTGAG CTACGCCGGTGATGTTGAAATCAACGTGGAGATCAAAAAGTACTTTTGCAAAGCCGGCGTGAAAGGAGTCCAG cTTCATGGGAAACTGCGTGTGATCCTCGAGCCGCTAATTGGAGACATGCCGCTGGTCGGAGCCATCACAATGTTCTTCATCCGCAGGCCT AAACTGGACATCAACTGGACCGGGCTGACCAACTTGTTAGATATCCCCGGGCTGAA TGCCATGTCGGACACTATGATAATGGATGCAATAGCCTCCCACCTGGTGCTCCCCAACCGTCTCACTGTTCCCCTGGTGGCCGACCTGCACGTTGCGCAGCTCCGCTCCCCTCTCCCAAGG GGAGTCGTGCGCATCCACCTGCTGGAGGCCGAGGACCTGACTGCCAAGGATACAGTCATCAAAGGTTTAATTGACGGGAAGTCAGACCCGTACGCCGTTCTGCGTGTAGGAACCCAGATCTTCACCTCTCATCACGTGGACAGCAACCTGAACCCACAGTGGAGGGAGATGTATGAG gtgatTGTCCATGAAGTACCTGGTCAGGAGTTGGAAGTGGAAGTGTTTGACAAAGACCCAGACCAGGATGACTTCCTGGGGAG gGTCAAGGTGGATCTGGATATTGTAAAGAAGGCCAGAGTTGTGGACGAT tgGTTCAATCTGAGGGACGTCCCATCGGGCAGCGTTCACCTCCGGCTGGAGtggctctctctgctgtcctctgctgACAGACTGAGTGAG GTGATCCAGACAAACCAGAACTTGACCAGCAAGACAGCAGATCCTCCATCTGCCGCCATCCTCGCCATCTATCTTGATCAAGCTCACGCACTGCCTGTAAGATTACCACAACAAGACTCTTTTACGTGCATTCAAGTTTCAACTGTTACCCACATCGATGGATTTGATTTATTGCAGATGAGAAAAGGCAACAAGGACCCGAGCCCGATGGTGCAGATTTCTGTTCAGGATGTGACTAAAGAGAGCAAG ACTTGCTATGGGACCAACACTCCTGTGTGGGAGGACGCCTTTACCTTCTTTATTCAGGATCCTCGCAAGCAAGACATCGACATTCAA GTTAAAGATGATGACCGTTCTCTGTCCCTGGGCAGCCTGACCATCCCTCTAATCCGTGTTCTGGCCACGCCTGACCTCACCATGGACCAGTGGTTCCAGCTGGAGAATTCTGGTTCTGCCAGCCGCATCTACATCAAGATTGTGCTTAGG GTTTTGTGGCTGAGTGAGGATGCCACTCCTACAACTCCGTCTCCTCGGCCCTCAGGGCCCTCCGGGTCCGGGATCGGTCAGGGGGGAATCACATCAGAGCTGAACCCCATGGGGCCCGGTGGATTGGGTCAACCTCAACCGACACGACCTCAGCACACTACACCCGACCCAGAGTTTGCaactgag GGAGTGCTGCGCATCCACCTGGTGGAGGCCCAAAGCCTGATAGCAAAGGACAACTTCATGGGGGGCATGGTGAAGGGGAAGAGCGATCCCTACGTCAAGATCCGCGTGGCTGGCATCACTTACCGGAGCCACACCATCAAAGAGAACCTCAATCCCACCTGGAATGAACTCTACGAG GTGATTTTGACCCAGCTTCCTGGTCAGGAGATCCAGTTTGAGTTATTTGACAAGGACATCGATCAGGATGACTTCCTCGGGAG GTTCAAGCTTAACCTACGAGATATCATCAGCGCACAATTCATCGATACG TGGTACACTCTGAATGATGTGAAGTCAGGCCGAGTTCACCTGATCATGGAGTGGCTGCCTCGAGTCTCTGACCTACCCAGACTTGAGCAG ATCCTGCAGTACCAGAGCCAGCAGTCCTACCAGAACAAGGTCGTGCCATCAGcagctgtgttgtttgtgtacGTGGAGCGTGCCCATGGCCTGCCG CTGAAGAAGAGTGGAAAGGAGCCGAAAGTTGGGGCTGACATTATCTTCAAGGGTATCTCACACAGAACCAAG ATTTGTGAGCGTTCCACATCTCCTCGTTGGGACGAAGCCTTTCACTATTTGGTTCGCGACCCCAGAGATGAAACACTCACAGTGAAA CTCTCCCACAGCTGGGGCCAGGCCCTTGGGTCCTTGACACTTCCTCTCAGAGAGGTGCTGGCTGAGCCGGGCCTGGTGCTGGACCGCTGGCTCAACCTGGATGGAGCGCTGCCAGAAAGCCAGATACTACTGAGGGTCACGCTCAAG ATCTTGGACACTCAGCTGGCGGTGTGTCGTGGAGCTCCAGGGGACGCAGGTGAAGGCGGCATAGAAGAAGTCGTTCCCAGATGGGTTCCTTCCCATTTAGACCTCAGACAGCGAAATACATTCTCCTT AGGTGATAACGGAGCGTCAGGCAGCCAGGTGAAGCTCACCATCGGCTACTCGACAGAGGAGAGCAGGCTTTTCATCACTGTTCACTCCTGCAG
- the esyt1a gene encoding extended synaptotagmin-1 isoform X2 translates to MPAADAEPGMGRGTTVPAPALPSHPPGERAVSVLWSFGKCLGALLPVYLAGYYGFSISVVLFGLMIYMGWKHSRLEKVMRLKSAMYLLENERKFTTENVFRSKRDLPPWVNFPDVEKVEWLNKILQQAWPFVGQYLEKLLVETIAPAIRASSIHLQTLSFTKVNLGDKAVKVVGVKAHTEHDKRQVMLDLYLSYAGDVEINVEIKKYFCKAGVKGVQLHGKLRVILEPLIGDMPLVGAITMFFIRRPKLDINWTGLTNLLDIPGLNAMSDTMIMDAIASHLVLPNRLTVPLVADLHVAQLRSPLPRGVVRIHLLEAEDLTAKDTVIKGLIDGKSDPYAVLRVGTQIFTSHHVDSNLNPQWREMYEVIVHEVPGQELEVEVFDKDPDQDDFLGRVKVDLDIVKKARVVDDWFNLRDVPSGSVHLRLEWLSLLSSADRLSEVIQTNQNLTSKTADPPSAAILAIYLDQAHALPMRKGNKDPSPMVQISVQDVTKESKTCYGTNTPVWEDAFTFFIQDPRKQDIDIQVKDDDRSLSLGSLTIPLIRVLATPDLTMDQWFQLENSGSASRIYIKIVLRVLWLSEDATPTTPSPRPSGPSGSGIGQGGITSELNPMGPGGLGQPQPTRPQHTTPDPEFATEGVLRIHLVEAQSLIAKDNFMGGMVKGKSDPYVKIRVAGITYRSHTIKENLNPTWNELYEVILTQLPGQEIQFELFDKDIDQDDFLGRFKLNLRDIISAQFIDTWYTLNDVKSGRVHLIMEWLPRVSDLPRLEQILQYQSQQSYQNKVVPSAAVLFVYVERAHGLPLKKSGKEPKVGADIIFKGISHRTKICERSTSPRWDEAFHYLVRDPRDETLTVKLSHSWGQALGSLTLPLREVLAEPGLVLDRWLNLDGALPESQILLRVTLKILDTQLAVCRGAPGDAGEGGIEEVVPRWVPSHLDLRQRNTFSLGDNGASGSQVKLTIGYSTEESRLFITVHSCRALAACSKDGADPYVSFILLPDKKATTKRRTATKKRDLNPEFNERFDFDFSLEESIQRRLDLSVKNSVSFMSRERELIGKLQLDLDQIDLKAGVTQWYDLVAETN, encoded by the exons ATGCCAGCCGCGGATGCAGAGCCTGGCATGGGCAGGGGCACGACGGTCCCTGCCCCGGCCTTGCCGAGCCACCCCCCCGGCGAACGCGCAGTCAGCGTGCTGTGGTCCTTTGGGAAATGCCTGGGCGCCCTTCTACCTGTGTACCTGGCCGGGTATTACGGCTTCAGCATCAGCGTAGTCCTGTTCGGTCTGATGATCTACATGGGATGGAAACACAGCCGGCTGGAGAAAGTCATGCGGCTCAAGTCTGCCATGTACCTCCTGGAGAACGAGAGGAAATTCACCACCGAAAACGTCTTCAGGAGCAAAAGGGATCTGCCTCCCTGG GTCAACTTTCCAGATGTGGAAAAAGTGGAGTGGCTGAATAAG ATCCTGCAGCAGGCTTGGCCCTTTGTTGGCCAGTATctggagaagctgctggtggAAACCATTGCTCCTGCCATCCGAGCCTCCAGCATTCATCTGCAGACACTCAGCTTCACCAAGGTCAACTTAGGAGACAAG GCTGTGAAGGTGGTGGGCGTAAAAGCTCACACAGAACACGATAAGAGACAGGTTATGTTGGACTTGTACCTGAG CTACGCCGGTGATGTTGAAATCAACGTGGAGATCAAAAAGTACTTTTGCAAAGCCGGCGTGAAAGGAGTCCAG cTTCATGGGAAACTGCGTGTGATCCTCGAGCCGCTAATTGGAGACATGCCGCTGGTCGGAGCCATCACAATGTTCTTCATCCGCAGGCCT AAACTGGACATCAACTGGACCGGGCTGACCAACTTGTTAGATATCCCCGGGCTGAA TGCCATGTCGGACACTATGATAATGGATGCAATAGCCTCCCACCTGGTGCTCCCCAACCGTCTCACTGTTCCCCTGGTGGCCGACCTGCACGTTGCGCAGCTCCGCTCCCCTCTCCCAAGG GGAGTCGTGCGCATCCACCTGCTGGAGGCCGAGGACCTGACTGCCAAGGATACAGTCATCAAAGGTTTAATTGACGGGAAGTCAGACCCGTACGCCGTTCTGCGTGTAGGAACCCAGATCTTCACCTCTCATCACGTGGACAGCAACCTGAACCCACAGTGGAGGGAGATGTATGAG gtgatTGTCCATGAAGTACCTGGTCAGGAGTTGGAAGTGGAAGTGTTTGACAAAGACCCAGACCAGGATGACTTCCTGGGGAG gGTCAAGGTGGATCTGGATATTGTAAAGAAGGCCAGAGTTGTGGACGAT tgGTTCAATCTGAGGGACGTCCCATCGGGCAGCGTTCACCTCCGGCTGGAGtggctctctctgctgtcctctgctgACAGACTGAGTGAG GTGATCCAGACAAACCAGAACTTGACCAGCAAGACAGCAGATCCTCCATCTGCCGCCATCCTCGCCATCTATCTTGATCAAGCTCACGCACTGCCT ATGAGAAAAGGCAACAAGGACCCGAGCCCGATGGTGCAGATTTCTGTTCAGGATGTGACTAAAGAGAGCAAG ACTTGCTATGGGACCAACACTCCTGTGTGGGAGGACGCCTTTACCTTCTTTATTCAGGATCCTCGCAAGCAAGACATCGACATTCAA GTTAAAGATGATGACCGTTCTCTGTCCCTGGGCAGCCTGACCATCCCTCTAATCCGTGTTCTGGCCACGCCTGACCTCACCATGGACCAGTGGTTCCAGCTGGAGAATTCTGGTTCTGCCAGCCGCATCTACATCAAGATTGTGCTTAGG GTTTTGTGGCTGAGTGAGGATGCCACTCCTACAACTCCGTCTCCTCGGCCCTCAGGGCCCTCCGGGTCCGGGATCGGTCAGGGGGGAATCACATCAGAGCTGAACCCCATGGGGCCCGGTGGATTGGGTCAACCTCAACCGACACGACCTCAGCACACTACACCCGACCCAGAGTTTGCaactgag GGAGTGCTGCGCATCCACCTGGTGGAGGCCCAAAGCCTGATAGCAAAGGACAACTTCATGGGGGGCATGGTGAAGGGGAAGAGCGATCCCTACGTCAAGATCCGCGTGGCTGGCATCACTTACCGGAGCCACACCATCAAAGAGAACCTCAATCCCACCTGGAATGAACTCTACGAG GTGATTTTGACCCAGCTTCCTGGTCAGGAGATCCAGTTTGAGTTATTTGACAAGGACATCGATCAGGATGACTTCCTCGGGAG GTTCAAGCTTAACCTACGAGATATCATCAGCGCACAATTCATCGATACG TGGTACACTCTGAATGATGTGAAGTCAGGCCGAGTTCACCTGATCATGGAGTGGCTGCCTCGAGTCTCTGACCTACCCAGACTTGAGCAG ATCCTGCAGTACCAGAGCCAGCAGTCCTACCAGAACAAGGTCGTGCCATCAGcagctgtgttgtttgtgtacGTGGAGCGTGCCCATGGCCTGCCG CTGAAGAAGAGTGGAAAGGAGCCGAAAGTTGGGGCTGACATTATCTTCAAGGGTATCTCACACAGAACCAAG ATTTGTGAGCGTTCCACATCTCCTCGTTGGGACGAAGCCTTTCACTATTTGGTTCGCGACCCCAGAGATGAAACACTCACAGTGAAA CTCTCCCACAGCTGGGGCCAGGCCCTTGGGTCCTTGACACTTCCTCTCAGAGAGGTGCTGGCTGAGCCGGGCCTGGTGCTGGACCGCTGGCTCAACCTGGATGGAGCGCTGCCAGAAAGCCAGATACTACTGAGGGTCACGCTCAAG ATCTTGGACACTCAGCTGGCGGTGTGTCGTGGAGCTCCAGGGGACGCAGGTGAAGGCGGCATAGAAGAAGTCGTTCCCAGATGGGTTCCTTCCCATTTAGACCTCAGACAGCGAAATACATTCTCCTT AGGTGATAACGGAGCGTCAGGCAGCCAGGTGAAGCTCACCATCGGCTACTCGACAGAGGAGAGCAGGCTTTTCATCACTGTTCACTCCTGCAG
- the pa2g4b gene encoding proliferation-associated protein 2G4b, whose translation MSGDDETQEQTIADDLVVTKYKMGAEIANQALKTIVGAAMAGVSVLSLCEKGDAFITVETGKIFKKEKDMKKGIAFPTCVSVNNCVCHHSPLKSDPDVILKDGDLVKIDLGVHVDGFISNVAHSLVVGVTKDNPLTGRKADVIKAAHLCAEAALRLVKPGNQNTQVTEAWNKIAKSFKCTPIEGMLSHQLKQHVIDGEKTIIQNPTDQQKKDHEKAEFEVHEVYAVDVLVSTGEGKAKDGGQRTTVYKRDPNKVYGLKMKTSRTFFSEMERRFDTMPFTLRAFEEEGKARLGVVECAKHELLQPFNVLHEKEGEFVAQFKFTVLLMANGPLRITNSLFEPELYKSEHEVDDPELKALLQSSASRKTQKKKKKKASKTVESATGQAMETEAAE comes from the exons ATGTCTGGAGATGACGAGACGCAGGAGCAGACCATCGCCGACGACTTGGTGGTCACCAAGTATAAGATGGGGGCCGAGATTGCCAATC AGGCTTTGAAGACGATAGTCGGGGCAGCTATGGCTGGAGTCTCCGTGCtcagtctgtgtgaaaagggaGATGCCTTCATCACTGTAGAAACTGGGAAAATCTTCAAGAAGGAAAAGGACATGAAGAAAG GTATCGCTTTTCCTACTTGTGTGTCAGTTAACAACTGTGTATGCCATCACTCTCCTCTGAAGAGTGACCCTGATGTCATACTGAAGGATGGAGATCTTGTCAAAAT TGATCTGGGTGTGCATGTTGATGGCTTCATCTCAAATGTGGCTCACAGCCTCGTTGTTGGAGTGACCAAG gACAACCCACTGACAGGAAGGAAGGCTGATGTTATCAAAGCAGCTCACCTCTGTGCTGAGGCTGCTCTGCGTCTTGTTAAGCCGGGCAACCAG AACACACAGGTCACAGAAGCCTGGAACAAGATTGCAAAGTCATTCAAGTGCACTCCTATCGAGG GCATGCTGTCCCATCAGCTCAAACAACACGTGATTGATGGAGAGAAAACTATCATCCAAAACCCAACGGACCAGCAAAA AAAGGACCATGAGAAGGCTGAGTTTGAGGTGCATGAGGTCTATGCAGTGGATGTGCTCGTCAGCACAGGAGAGGGGAAG GCAAAGGATGGAGGTCAGAGGACCACCGTATACAAAAGAGACCCCAACAAGGTGTACGGCTTAAAGATGAAGACATCACGGACGTTCTTCAGTGAGATGGAGAGACGTTTCGACACAATGCCGTTCACTCTGAG GGCGTTTGAGGAGGAAGGCAAAGCCAGGTTGGGCGTGGTGGAGTGTGCCAAacatgagctgctgcagccattCAATGTGCTGCATGAGAAAGAAG GTGAATTTGTTGCCCAATTCAAGTTCACCGTGCTGCTCATGGCCAATGGACCTCTGCGAATCACAAACAGCCTCTTTGAGCCAGAACTCTACAAGTCTGAGCATGAAGTGGACGACCCAGAGCTCAAG gctctgctgcagagctcaGCCAGCCGTAAgactcagaagaagaagaaaaagaag gcTTCAAAGACTGTTGAGAGTGCAACAGGACAGGCAATGGAGACGGAAGCTGCAGAATAG